Genomic DNA from Roseofilum casamattae BLCC-M143:
GGTCTCGCTCTCGGTATATTCGCCCGGCCGGAAAGTGTCTATGAAAGCTTCTTCAATCCTCTCTTCCGCGGCCTGCTTTCCATCCTAATGCTGGTCATGGGGATGGAGGCGACTGCAAGGCTTGGGGAGTTGCGCAAGGTCGGACAGTGGTATGCTCTCTATGCCTTTTTTGCGCCGCTGCTGCACGGACTGATTGCTTTCGGTCTCGGCACCATCGCGCACTTCACCACCGGATTTAGCTATGGCGGTGTTGTTATCCTGGCTGTTATTGCTTGCTCGAGTTCGGATATTTCCGGACCTCCCACCCTACGAGCCGGTATTCCCTCAGCCAATCCCTCTGCCTATATCGGCTCGTCCACAGCCGTCGGTACGCCAGTTGCTCTTGCCTTGGGAATACCGCTCTTTATCGGCATGGCTCAGGCAATAATGGGCAACTAATTCCGAATAGGTCGCGCACTTCCAGCTTTCGACCAATGTAATCACTACACGTATAAAGAGGTAACACCCATGACTCAGCAAGCCAGCAAGCTCGTCATCGTCACGGAAAATTTACTCCTGAAAAAGATTGCCAAGATTATCGACGAAGCCGGTGCCACCGGTTATACAGTGGTGCCTGCTGGCGGTAAGGGCAGTCGCAACCTGCGATCGTCGGGACAACCCAGCGTTAGCGACAGCTACTCGAATATCAAGATTGAGGTGCTTACTCCCAGTCGGGAGATGGCCGTACAGATTTCAGATGAGGTCGCAGCCAGGTTTTTTGACGATTATTCGGGCATCGCCTATGTCTGCAACATCGATGTACTGCACGCGCACAAGTTCTGATGTCGAAGCGATTTCGATTGTAGGTCGTTACAACTACCCGGACAGGGCGGGCATTGCCCACCCTACCGCTTTTTGCCTATTCCAGCTATTGAGAATCGACGGAAAGATAAGTATAGCGGTTCAGGCTTTGGGTGTAGTTATTGAGCAAGCGTTGGGATTCGGAGAGGGAGATAATGCCTTCTTCGAGGGCACTTTCGGTTTGCTGGCGCATACTTTCGATGAGGTCGTCGCGATCGTGTCCCACGTAGCCTAAGACTTCTGCCATGGTATCGCCTTTGACCACTTGCTTGACTTTATAGCCTTTTGGAGTCAAGGAAATATGCACGGCATTGGTATCGCCGAAAAGGTTATGCAGACTGCCCATAATTTCTTGATAGGCGCCGCCGAGGAATAAGCCGAGATAGTAGGGTTCTCCGGGTTTCCAAGGATGCAACTCGAGCAGAGATTTGACGTCGCGCAGGTCGATGAATTTGTTAATTTTGCCGTCGCTGTCGCAGGTGAGATCGGCTAAGGTGCCGCGACAGGTGGGGTTTTCGTCGAGGCGATGTAAGGGCATAATGGGGAAGAGCTGCTCGATCGCCCAACTATCGGGGACGGATTGGAAGACGGAGAGATTGATATAATAGGTGGACGCCATGCTGGTTTCCAGGTCTTCCAGATCGTCGGGAACGTAATCTTCCGTGCGAATAATCTGCAAAATTTTCTCGCAACAAGCCCAATATAACTGTTCGGCTTGCGCGCGTTGGGCGAGGGTGAAATAGCCGAAGTTAAACAGACTGATGGCTTCTTCTTTGAACTGAATGGCATCGTGATAGCATTCTTGGTAGTTCTCCACCTGAATGGCTTGGTAGGTTTCCCAGAGGTTGCGCAAAATCAGATGGTCGTTATTTTCGCTAGTCACGGGTGCACCGGTGGGAGATTCGCTGACGCCGAGGACATCGAAAACGAGGACGGACTGATGGGATGCGATCGCTCTTCCACTTTCGCTGATTAATGTCGGCGCGTCTACCTGTCCTTGTTCGCAGGCTTCTTTCACTTCTGCCACAATATCGTTGGCATAGTTCTGCATATTATAGTTTTTCGAGGCATGGAAGTTGGTCTTCGAGCCGTCGTAGTCAATGGCTAGCCCGCCACCCACGTCTAAATAACACATCTGGGCGCCGTTTTTGGCGAGCTGGACGTAGATTTGACTGGCTTCGCGGATGGCATCTTTGATCGTGCCGATGGAGGAGATTTGCGAGCCGATGTGGAAGTGCAATAATTGTAGGGAGGAGAGCAGATCGACTTCTTCTAAGCGTTGAATGACTCGGACAATTTCCGGGATGGTTAAGCCAAATTTAGCACCTTCTCCAGTGGAAGTACTCCAACGGCCTTCGCCTTTGCTGGTTAGTTTGGCGCGGACTCCGACGACTGGCACAACGCCTAATTCTCTTGCAGCGTTAATCACCAGCTCTACTTCTTCCAGTTGCTCGAGGACAACGATGGTGTTTTTTCCCAGTCGCCGCGAGAGAATGGCGGTTTCGATATATTCTCTATCTTTATAACCGTTACAGATGAGGGGGCAGTTGGGGGTTTTCAGCAAGGCCAGAGCAATGAGCAGTTCCGGTTTCGAGCCAGCTTCGAGTCCGAACTGAAAGGGCTGGCCGAACTCAACGAGGTCTTCTACCAGTTGCCGATGTTGGTTGCATTTTACCGGAAATACTCCTTGGTAAGTGCTGGGATAATTGTAGCGGGTAATGGCTTGGGCGAAACAGGCATTGAGTCGTTCCACGCGATCGGCGAGAATATCGGAAAAGCGGATAACGAAGGGCAGATCGATATCGCGCTGTTTTAGGGCTTCGATGAGTTCGTAGAGGTCTAAGGAGCCGCCGCGATCGCCTTTTGGAGACACGATAACATGACCGGCCGCATCGATGGCAAAGTAGGGATGGCCCCATTCCGTAATTCGGTAGAGCTGTTCCGAGTCTTCAATGCGCCAATTGGAGGGACTTTCGGGTTCGTTTTCTGGTGCGTTGGTTGCAGGCCCCTCGTAGGGGAGGGTTGCTCCATTTAAGGTTTCTTCTACCGTCGGTACGATCTCAACTCCCATATTCACCTCCTACACGAGTCAGCCGAGCGCTTTCTTGCCGCATTTTAACTCTGTTCTGTCCTTCCGAGAAGATTTCCTTTCAACAACAGTAGATTGTGTATAATCTGGTATAATTTGTACGAATTTTGCGTATAGAACGAGAACCACAAACGCAAGTTCTGTACTCTCAATACAACAGCCGATTATTATATTCACAACCATACTTTAATTGCTATGACAAGCCAACCCAATCCAGAGACTGAATTAATACCTGTTTCTCAACCGGAAGAGGCGATCGTTACCGCTGGCGACTCACCGAAAAAGCCCAGATGGGGAGGCTTGTTCGGTAAAGTTGCAGATGCAGCGGCAGGAACAACTGGAGCGATGCAAAAAGCCACTGAAGTAGTGGGGAATGTTGCCGGAAGTGCGGGTAGTGCGATCGCCCAGAAAGCAGAAGCAGCAACTAGTGCCGTCACTAATACTCAAAGCCTTGTTACTGGAGCGATGCAAAAAGCTACTGGAGTGGCAGAAAATGTTGCGGACAATGCAGGTAGTATCGTTGTCAAACAAACAGAAACGGCCGGTCAAATTGCAATTAATACTCAAAGTGCTGTCACCGGAGCAGTAGGCAAAGCTACGGGTATGGTGGGAAATGCTGCTGGAAATGCGAGTAGCGCGATCGTGCAACAAACTGGAGCAATGACCAATGCTACCTTGCAAACTGGGGGCGCGATCGCTAAAACCTCTCTCGATATTGCTGAAAATATCGGTAAGACAGTGATGCAAACACCCGCTCAAATCGCTGGAGTGCTGAAATTAGTTAGTGAAAATCCTTGGATGGAATCAGCGCTCCAAACCTTACCAACCGATTGGATGTTGAACATAATCGAACAAGTTGATGTCACCAAAGCAAAAGAATCGATCGTTACACTTCAGGAGAAATTTCCGGAAGAGTCTGCCAGCAGTATTAGTCATCGCGTAATGCGACAAAAAGCATTATTAGTTGGCGCAACTCATGTAGCAACAGGTTTGTCTGGTGCTTCGCTTTTGCTAATCGGAGTAGATTTGGCAGCAACAACAGCTCTGCAAGCCGAGCTAGTTTATCAAATTGCTTATGCTTACGGATTCGATCTGGAAGAAACTGAACGAAAAGCAGAGGTTTTAACAATTTTTGGATTGGCTTTTGGTAGTTCAAAAGCTTTGGAAGCAGGATTAGGGTTATTGAAAACAGTTCCCTTGGCTGGAGCGGCTATTAGTGGCAGTGCCAATGCTGCATTAATTTATGGTTTAGGTTATGCGGCTTGTCGATTTTATGAGGCGAAGTTAAGCCCTGTCGTCATGACAGCAGCGTTGGAAAGTATGCAAGAGGAAAACGAGCATTATTTAGAAGCTGCCATTACTCAAGAAACCCTGATGGATCGAGTTTTAGTGCATATGATTTTAGCTGGAAATCCGGATAAAACTTGGGAAGAGATTGTACCCGAACTCGAGCCAATGAATTTGAGTCCGGCATCTTTAGATGCGATCGCAACTGCGCTAGAAAATCCTCCCAGTCTTGAAGAGTTACTGGCACAACTCGATCCAGATTTCGTCCCTTCGCTACTTTGGCAATGCCAGAAAATGGCAGAATTGGATGAGATTGTTACTCCAGAAGAGTTACGAGTGCTGAAAGCCATCCGTCAGTACTTGCCCGATGAAACGGCGATCGCCCAATCGAGCGTAGCATCATAGATAATATCGGCAAAATCCGGAATGCGATCGCTTTTATGACTATGATACCTAAGCCCAAACGCGGAGAAATTTGGCAAGTTAATCTCGATCCAACTCTAGGAGACGAGATTCGCAAAACTCGTCCGGCAATTGTTGTCAGCGCAAATGCCATTGGAAAGCTTCCTTTAAAACTAGTTGTTCCGGTTACAGATTGGAAAACTGCCTTTACTGCAAATTTTATGATGATGCTGACAAAACTGCTCGATTTCTCGCTGGGGCAATGCAATCGGTAAGGTTTTCATAATTGATGCTGTTGCGATCGCCATAGCTTGTATTACGATCGATCTTAACTCGATTATGCCACAAGCTAAACTCTCGGTGCGACTGGAGTGCGATCGCCATAACAATTGTGAAAAATACAGAACTGGTAGTGGACTGGCAAGCTTAAAATTATGGGTAAGAGTTATCGGAGCTATCTATGAGTAACCCCAATCTCAAGTATCGCATTAAACTGAGTGTTGAGCAACGGCAAGAATTGCTAGAGATAGCCAAAAATGGGAAAAAGTCAGCGAAAGAAATCTGTCACGCGAATGTTCTGTTAATGGCCGATGACAATGCAACAGAAGGTCGGTGGAGGGATGTGGATATTAGTGCGGCT
This window encodes:
- the speA gene encoding biosynthetic arginine decarboxylase, with the protein product MGVEIVPTVEETLNGATLPYEGPATNAPENEPESPSNWRIEDSEQLYRITEWGHPYFAIDAAGHVIVSPKGDRGGSLDLYELIEALKQRDIDLPFVIRFSDILADRVERLNACFAQAITRYNYPSTYQGVFPVKCNQHRQLVEDLVEFGQPFQFGLEAGSKPELLIALALLKTPNCPLICNGYKDREYIETAILSRRLGKNTIVVLEQLEEVELVINAARELGVVPVVGVRAKLTSKGEGRWSTSTGEGAKFGLTIPEIVRVIQRLEEVDLLSSLQLLHFHIGSQISSIGTIKDAIREASQIYVQLAKNGAQMCYLDVGGGLAIDYDGSKTNFHASKNYNMQNYANDIVAEVKEACEQGQVDAPTLISESGRAIASHQSVLVFDVLGVSESPTGAPVTSENNDHLILRNLWETYQAIQVENYQECYHDAIQFKEEAISLFNFGYFTLAQRAQAEQLYWACCEKILQIIRTEDYVPDDLEDLETSMASTYYINLSVFQSVPDSWAIEQLFPIMPLHRLDENPTCRGTLADLTCDSDGKINKFIDLRDVKSLLELHPWKPGEPYYLGLFLGGAYQEIMGSLHNLFGDTNAVHISLTPKGYKVKQVVKGDTMAEVLGYVGHDRDDLIESMRQQTESALEEGIISLSESQRLLNNYTQSLNRYTYLSVDSQ
- a CDS encoding P-II family nitrogen regulator, with the translated sequence MTQQASKLVIVTENLLLKKIAKIIDEAGATGYTVVPAGGKGSRNLRSSGQPSVSDSYSNIKIEVLTPSREMAVQISDEVAARFFDDYSGIAYVCNIDVLHAHKF
- a CDS encoding EcsC family protein, whose product is MTSQPNPETELIPVSQPEEAIVTAGDSPKKPRWGGLFGKVADAAAGTTGAMQKATEVVGNVAGSAGSAIAQKAEAATSAVTNTQSLVTGAMQKATGVAENVADNAGSIVVKQTETAGQIAINTQSAVTGAVGKATGMVGNAAGNASSAIVQQTGAMTNATLQTGGAIAKTSLDIAENIGKTVMQTPAQIAGVLKLVSENPWMESALQTLPTDWMLNIIEQVDVTKAKESIVTLQEKFPEESASSISHRVMRQKALLVGATHVATGLSGASLLLIGVDLAATTALQAELVYQIAYAYGFDLEETERKAEVLTIFGLAFGSSKALEAGLGLLKTVPLAGAAISGSANAALIYGLGYAACRFYEAKLSPVVMTAALESMQEENEHYLEAAITQETLMDRVLVHMILAGNPDKTWEEIVPELEPMNLSPASLDAIATALENPPSLEELLAQLDPDFVPSLLWQCQKMAELDEIVTPEELRVLKAIRQYLPDETAIAQSSVAS